A genome region from Hevea brasiliensis isolate MT/VB/25A 57/8 chromosome 9, ASM3005281v1, whole genome shotgun sequence includes the following:
- the LOC110645185 gene encoding uncharacterized protein LOC110645185 isoform X1 — protein MREGLPSRVQLLAKTDESESSPCQATVKMEVGSTEEKGFKSTDGNSPKLIGSTAEEDVLVSVSKEETEMNQIDGSSYGECGTGRDTGEDIVVECSNNLWKRSRIDDEGESEDDSVKKQRVKDDAVDGELQVVGRVLRSGSTVKSDGGQKDEGGQSNDGFVGKKTRRGAFEEKRAKVQKEESGYFDGRDSYQSGSMKGKKLVRKRGRPPKSLKCEFQEKWSDVIKEDIEQSAGRKGVKRLKIQRGRPPKALENYESEKKWGDVEKEGIGLSASQASCQRKRRGRPPKAQGSDLSEKKRVELEEEEVNQSAGDESEMRKNLKHKFGRPPKARDKDGCEKKWGEVEKEGIGLSANHQTKNEDIEKFKSRRGRPPKAQGSDLSKKKGVEVEEEECDQSAGEMIEQPNNEVRENSKLKRGGQSKAQKSDGSVIKMVEVANEESEQPACKEGDESYGKVRKKLELNRGRPSKVNKSKKVHALRKNKLVKHNAHVMNHNVGNNSSLSGKGFGKEYNMKLLPDKKINCSNDENEGGKTKHKAGEMGHRRLQRQAVRDKIVELLLGAGWEIQYRPRNGTEYKDAVYVNPEGRTHWSVTLAYRVLKKHYEDGEGNSNTCKSDFKFTPIPDEELSILTKVINKERSDKNKKKKKWNQEKVEGEKTTEVVTKRKKWKLHKRKLGALAGVSSKKLKGRTKLKSTHRRQNDSACTPDQGAAVSVRDPKRLETHGRKRCALKARNSQEGTKSESDGYVLYNGKRTVLAWMIDLGTVLLYEKVQYLKRRKTGAVLRGRITTDGIQCDCCSKTFTIAEFEAHAGGKSCQPFKNIYLETGSSLFQCQLDSWLKQDESSLKGFHFVDIDGEDPNDDTCGICGDGGNLICCDGCPSTFHQSCLEIKKFPSGLWHCIFCLCKFCGMASRNTYQRDDNNASPSLALLTCCLCEDKYHQPCAHAKDAISDDPDSLEFCGKKCKELYNRLQVLFGVKQELDEGFSWTFLRRFDIGPDVSLSGMPQKVECNSKLAVALHVMDECFLPMVDHRSGVNLIRNIVYNFGSNFNRLNYSGFFTAILEREDEIIAAASIRIHGNYLAEMPFIGTRYMYRRQGMCRRLLCAIEMALYSLNVEKLVIPAVSELRETWTSVFGFKPLEGVSKKILRNMNMLVFPGVDMLQKPLQGLESAELGELHTMEDMTNNFVGKSSAGFDLKGSTETGMPHSCNMINELAAVEPVSLLTDGCLNDTSEAAIQSANTTKCHELGVNSDNLDGRIESIVEPHDSSNDIDEQCGNEIVNNSDERYSAGFHLKGSSETSLPHANSIIGESAVVESGSLLPDGCFNDTSEVGIQSANTTKCHESGLTSDNLDGGNKSIVEPHDSSHDIDEQCGNEMINNSEGRYSTGFDLKGSSYTSKITGEPAAASLFLDGCLNNTSDISIQGVNNTKCCVQSTLTSDILEGGNANIVNPLDSLCNAGKKTEDEMINNCDGSDSGGFDLAGSSVSYVACSGNVIGEPAAAESGRLAATLSEPSNLTIQDRNKIKCHDQSVTISNNLDGRNENIVSPPDSVCDAYEQVAKITVQQNSLPASIILPIDNALQELHVQLNVHNASKMESKLPVVSHIGSEAANCLQEFPCASSGSTEIVCCEVKIEVSNVEHNLDSVGEYFMHANAQIISSKSQDLASEHGVKDLDDNAVLHESKTSNISCDIVKSTSSEAHQRAQDALNEHFASLPVEQNTDNSNCDDLCHVTASDINVKPIMHGCMNNALRMSREIASSSCGDGFYELKDVSATTQSDALSLDGGLISDKAYVNTKLLKPPSSDSESMCSSSSASGVAFHCASGGGNSCDTSEVIILSNQAS, from the exons ATGAGAGAGGGCTTGCCATCCAGAGTTCAATTGTTGGCGAAAACCGACGAAAGTGAGTCGTCGCCGTGCCAAGCAACGGTTAAAATGGAAGTAGGCAGTACTGAAGAAAAGGGCTTCAAATCGACTGATGGGAACTCCCCAAAATTGATTGGTTCTACGGCTGAAGAAGACGTATTAGTTTCTGTCTCAAAAGAAGAAACAGAGATGAATCAGATTGATGGGTCAAGTTATGGGGAATGTGGTACTGGGAGAGATACTGGTGAAGATATCGTTGTTGAGTGTTCCAATAATTTGTGGAAAAGAAGTAGAATAGATGATGAGGGAGAGAGTGAAGATGATAGTGTCAAAAAACAGAGGGTGAAGGATGATGCAGTGGATGGTGAATTGCAGGTTGTTGGTAGGGTGCTGCGGTCAGGGTCTACAGTGAAATCTGATGGTGGGCAAAAAGATGAAGGGGGACAAAGTAATGATGGTTTTGTTGGGAAAAAGACCAGGAGAGGTGCTTTTGAGGAGAAGAGGGCCAAGGTGCAAAAAGAAGAGAGTGGTTATTTTGATGGCAGGGACAGTTATCAGTCAGGTAGTATGAAGGGGAAAAAATTAGTACGCAAGCGAGGGAGGCCTCCCAAGTCTTTGAAGTGTGAGTTTCAGGAAAAATGGAGTGATGTGATAAAGGAAGATATTGAACAATCTGCTGGTCGAAAGGGTGTGAAAAGATTAAAGATTCAGCGTGGACGGCCTCCCAAGGCACTGGAGAATTATGAGTCTGAGAAAAAGTGGGGTGACGTGGAAAAGGAAGGGATTGGTTTATCTGCTAGTCAAGCTAGCTGTCAAAGGAAAAGGCGTGGGAGACCACCCAAGGCTCAGGGAAGTGATCTGTCTGAGAAGAAAAGGGTTGAGTTGGAAGAGGAAGAGGTTAATCAATCTGCTGGTGACGAGAGTGAAATGAGGAAAAACTTAAAGCATAAGTTTGGGAGGCCTCCCAAGGCTCGGGATAAAGATGGGTGTGAGAAAAAGTGGGGTGAGGTGGAAAAGGAAGGGATTGGTTTATCTGCTAATCATCAGACAAAGAATGAAGACATTGAAAAATTTAAGTCTAGGCGTGGGAGACCGCCCAAGGCTCAAGGGAGTGATCTTTCTAAGAAGAAAGGGGTTGAGGTGGAAGAGGAGGAGTGTGATCAATCTGCCGGTGAAATGATTGAACAGCCAAATAATGAAGTGAGGGAAAACTCAAAGCTTAAGCGTGGGGGACAGTCAAAGGCACAGAAGAGTGATGGATCTGTAATAAAGATGGTTGAAGTGGCAAATGAAGAGTCTGAACAACCTGCTTGTAAAGAGGGTGATGAATCTTATGGTAAAGTGAGGAAGAAGCTGGAGCTTAATCGTGGGAGGCCCTCCAAGGTGAACAAGAGTAAAAAGGTGCATGCGCTGAGGAAAAACAAGTTGGTAAAACATAATGCACATGTTATGAATCACAATGTTGGGAATAATAGTTCATTGTCAGGAAAGGGATTTGGGAAGGAATACAACATGAAATTACTGCCAGATAAGAAGATTAACTGCAGCAATGATGAGAATGAAGGAGGGAAAACTAAACACAAGGCAGGGGAAATGGGACACAGGAGATTACAAAGACAGGCAGTGAGAGATAAAATTGTGGAATTGCTTTTGGGTGCTGGTTGGGAAATTCAATATAGGCCAAGGAATGGTACAGAATACAAGGATGCAGTGTATGTTAATCCTGAAGGAAGGACTCACTGGTCAGTCACCTTGGCATATCGTGTGCTTAAGAAGCATTATGAAGATGGTGAAGGCAATTCAAATACTTGTAAATCTGATTTCAAATTTACGCCAATACCTGATGAGGAACTTAGCATTTTAACTAAAGTAATTAACAAGGAACGGTcagacaaaaataaaaagaaaaagaaatggaaCCAAGAGAAGGTTGAGGGTGAGAAAACAACTGAAGTAGTCACTAAAAGGAAAAAGTGGAAACTGCACAAAAGAAAACTGGGTGCTTTGGCTGGTGTCAGCTCTAAGAAGTTGAAGGGGAGAACAAAACTGAAATCCACGCATCGCAGACAGAACGATTCAGCCTGTACACCAGACCAGGGAGCAGCAGTGTCTGTCAGGGATCCTAAGCGACTTGAAACACACGGCAGAAAGCGATGTGCTCTGAAGGCTCGAAATTCTCAAGAGGGCACAAAATCTGAAAGTGATGGATATGTGCTGTATAATGGGAAGCGAACTGTGCTTGCCTGGATGATTGATCTGGGCACTGTGCTACTATATGAGAAGGTGCAGTACTTGAAACGCAGGAAAACAGGAGCTGTGTTGAGGGGTAGGATTACAACAGATGGCATTCAGTGTGACTGCTGTAGTAAAACttttacaattgcagaatttgagGCTCATGCAGGTGGCAAATCATGTCAGCCattcaaaaatatatatttagAGACTGGGTCTTCACTCTTTCAGTGCCAGCTAGATTCATGGCTTAAACAAGATGAGTCTTCGCTTAAAGGTTTCCATTTTGTTGATATTGATGGTGAAGATCCTAATGATGATACGTGTGGGATTTGTGGAGATGGTGGGAACCTTATTTGTTGTGATGGTTGTCCATCAACATTCCACCAAAGTTGCCTAGAGATAAAA AAGTTCCCTTCAGGGCTTTGGCACTGCATATTTTGTTTGTGCAAATTTTGTGGGATGGCCAGCAGGAATACATACCAGAGAGATGATAATAATGCTTCTCCATCACTTGCATTGCTTACATGTTGTTTATGTGAGGATAAAT ACCACCAACCCTGTGCCCATGCTAAGGATGCTATAAGTGATGATCCTGATAGTTTGGAATTTTGTGGAAAGAAATGCAAAGAG TTATACAATAGACTGCAGGTGCTTTTTGGGGTAAAACAAGAACTGGATGAAGGATTTTCATGGACTTTCCTTCGTCGATTTGACATTGGCCCTGATGTTTCTCTCAGTGGAATGCCTCAGAAAGTTGAATGCAATTCAAAGTTGGCTGTTGCATTGCATGTAATGGATGAGTGCTTTTTGCCCATGGTTGACCATAGAAGTGGGGTCAATCTGATTCGCAATATTGTCTATAATTTTGG GTCCAATTTTAACCGATTGAACTATAGTGGTTTCTTTACTGCAATCCTAGAGAGGGAGGATGAAATAATTGCTGCCGCATCAATTAG GATTCATGGGAATTATTTAGCAGAGATGCCATTCATTGGGACCCGCTACATGTATAGGCGTCAAGGAATGTGCCGCCGGCTTCTATGTGCAATTGAAATG GCCCTGTACTCtttaaatgttgagaaattggtCATACCTGCTGTCTCTGAGCTAAGGGAAACATGGACTTCAGTCTTTGGTTTCAAGCCCCTTGAAGGGGTAAGCAAGAAAATTCTAAGGAATATGAATATGTTGGTGTTCCCTGGTGTTGATATGTTACAGAAACCATTGCAAG GGTTAGAGTCTGCTGAACTTGGGGAACTTCATACCATGGAAGATATGACAAATAATTTTGTTGGAAAATCTTCTGCAGGATTTGATTTGAAAGGTTCTACTGAGACTGGTATGCCTCATTCATGCAACATGATAAATGAACTTGCTGCTGTTGAACCTGTTTCACTTCTTACTGATGGCTGCTTGAATGATACATCTGAAGCTGCAATCCAGAGTGCTAATACTACAAAATGCCATGAGTTAGGTGTGAATTCTGATAATCTGGATGGAAGAATTGAAAGTATTGTGGAACCCCATGATTCTTCCAATGATATTGATGAACAATGTGGAAATGAGATAGTAAACAATTCTGATGAGAGATATTCAGCTGGATTTCATTTGAAAGGTTCTAGTGAGACTAGTTTACCTCATGCCAATAGCATAATTGGTGAATCTGCTGTTGTTGAATCTGGTTCACTTCTTCCTGATGGTTGCTTCAATGATACATCTGAAGTTGGAATCCAGAGTGCTAACACTACAAAATGCCATGAGTCAGGTTTGACTTCTGATAATCTAGATGGTGGAAATAAAAGTATTGTGGAACCCCATGATTCTTCACATGATATTGATGAACAATGTGGAAATGAGATGATAAACAATTCTGAGGGGAGATATTCAACTGGATTTGATTTGAAAGGTTCTAGTTATACCAGCAAAATAACTGGTGAACCTGCCGCAGCTTCCCTATTTCTTGATGGCTGCTTGAATAATACATCTGACATCTCAATTCAGGGTGTGAATAATACAAAATGCTGTGTTCAGTCAACATTGACTTCAGATATTCTGGAGGGGGGAAATGCAAATATTGTGAACCCTCTTGATTCTCTGTGCAATGCTGGTAAAAAAACTGAAGATGAGATGATAAATAATTGTGATGGGAGTGATTCAGGTGGATTTGATTTGGCAGGTTCCAGTGTGTCTTATGTAGCTTGTTCTGGTAATGTAATTGGTGAACCTGCCGCAGCTGAATCTGGTCGACTTGCTGCTACCTTGAGTGAGCCATCTAACCTCACAATTCAGGACaggaataaaataaaatgccatGATCAATCTGTTACGATTTCTAATAATCTGGACGGGAGAAATGAAAATATTGTGAGCCCTCCTGATTCTGTATGTGATGCTTATGAACAAGTGGCAAAGATTACTGTACAACAGAATTCTTTGCCTGCTTCCATCATTCTGCCCATTGACAATGCATTACAAGAATTGCATGTGCAGTTGAACGTGCATAATGCATCAAAGATGGAAAGTAAATTGCCTGTGGTATCTCATATTGGATCTGAAGCTGCTAATTGCTTACAAGAGTTTCCATGTGCTTCAAGTGGTAGTACTGAAATTGTTTGTTGTGAAGTGAAAATAGAGGTTAGCAATGTTGAACATAATCTTGATTCTGTTGGAGAGTATTTTATGCATGCAAATGCCCAAATCATTAGTTCTAAATCCCAGGACTTGGCTTCTGAGCATGGAGTAAAAGACTTGGATGATAATGCTGTTCTCCATGAGTCCAAGACTAGTAATATTTCTTGTGATATTGTCAAGTCAACATCGTCTGAAGCTCACCAAAGAGCACAAGATGCATTAAATGAGCATTTTGCTTCATTGCCTGTTGAACAAAACACAGATAACTCCAACTGCGATGATCTTTGTCATGTGACAGCCTCTGATATCAATGTGAAACCTATTATGCATGGGTGCATGAATAATGCACTTCGCATGTCAAGAGAGATTGCATCAAGCTCTT